The following coding sequences are from one Camelus dromedarius isolate mCamDro1 chromosome 30, mCamDro1.pat, whole genome shotgun sequence window:
- the SBSPON gene encoding somatomedin-B and thrombospondin type-1 domain-containing protein isoform X1 — translation MRTLWMALCALARLWPGALAGCADSGRCCPGRDPACFVHGWRLDRVYGTCFCDQACLITGDCCFDYARACPARPCLVGEWSPWSGCADRCRPTARVRRRAVRQEPRNGGAPCPVLEERAGCLEYATAQGQDCGHAFVPAFITSSAFNKERTRQVASPQWSTDIEDAGYCMEFKTESLTPHCALENRPLTRWMQYLREGYTVCVDCQPPAMNSVSLRCSGDGLDSDGNQTLHWQAVGSPRCQGTWKKLRRVERCSCPAVHSFIFI, via the exons ATGAGGACCCTGTGGATGGCGCTGTGCGCGCTGGCGCGGCTGTGGCCCGGGGCCCTGGCCGGCTGCGCCGACTCGGGGCGCTGCTGCCCCGGCCGAGACCCCGCCTGCTTCGTCCACGGCTGGAGGCTGGACAGAGTCTATGGGACGTGCTTCTGCGACCAAGCCTGCCTCATCACCGGCGACTGCTGCTTCGACTATGCCAGGGCGTGCCCAG CTCGCCCGTGCCTGGTCGGGGAGTGGAGCCCCTGGAGCGGCTGCGCGGACCGGTGCCGGCCGACGGCGCGCGTGCGGAGGCGCGCGGTGCGGCAGGAGCCTCGCAACGGCGGCGCGCCCTGCCCGGTCCTGGAGGAGAGAGCCGGCTGCCTGGAGTACGCGACGGCCCAGGGCCAGGACTGCGGGCACGCCTTCG TCCCTGCCTTTATAACTTCCTCCGCATTCAACAAGGAGAGGACAAGACAGGTGGCCTCCCCACAGTGGTCTACAGACATCGAGGATGCCGG ATACTGTATGGAGTTCAAGACAGAGTCATTGACCCCTCACTGTGCCCTGGAAAACCGCCCCCTGACTCGCTGGATGCAGTACCTCCGAGAGGGGTACACGGTGTGTGTGGACTGCCAGCCCCCGGCTATGAACTCTGTGAGCCTTCGCTGTTCTGGAGACGGGCTGGACTCTGATGG AAACCAGACTCTCCATTGGCAAGCAGTCGGCAGTCCTCGGTGTCAAGGAACTTGGAAAAAATTGCGGCGAGTTGAACGGTGTTCTTGTCCAGCTGTTcacagctttatttttatatag
- the SBSPON gene encoding somatomedin-B and thrombospondin type-1 domain-containing protein isoform X2 has protein sequence MRTLWMALCALARLWPGALAGCADSGRCCPGRDPACFVHGWRLDRVYGTCFCDQACLITGDCCFDYARACPARPCLVGEWSPWSGCADRCRPTARVRRRAVRQEPRNGGAPCPVLEERAGCLEYATAQGQDCGHAFVPAFITSSAFNKERTRQVASPQWSTDIEDAGYCMEFKTESLTPHCALENRPLTRWMQYLREGYTVCVDCQPPAMNSVSLRCSGDGLDSDGLLCQQPLC, from the exons ATGAGGACCCTGTGGATGGCGCTGTGCGCGCTGGCGCGGCTGTGGCCCGGGGCCCTGGCCGGCTGCGCCGACTCGGGGCGCTGCTGCCCCGGCCGAGACCCCGCCTGCTTCGTCCACGGCTGGAGGCTGGACAGAGTCTATGGGACGTGCTTCTGCGACCAAGCCTGCCTCATCACCGGCGACTGCTGCTTCGACTATGCCAGGGCGTGCCCAG CTCGCCCGTGCCTGGTCGGGGAGTGGAGCCCCTGGAGCGGCTGCGCGGACCGGTGCCGGCCGACGGCGCGCGTGCGGAGGCGCGCGGTGCGGCAGGAGCCTCGCAACGGCGGCGCGCCCTGCCCGGTCCTGGAGGAGAGAGCCGGCTGCCTGGAGTACGCGACGGCCCAGGGCCAGGACTGCGGGCACGCCTTCG TCCCTGCCTTTATAACTTCCTCCGCATTCAACAAGGAGAGGACAAGACAGGTGGCCTCCCCACAGTGGTCTACAGACATCGAGGATGCCGG ATACTGTATGGAGTTCAAGACAGAGTCATTGACCCCTCACTGTGCCCTGGAAAACCGCCCCCTGACTCGCTGGATGCAGTACCTCCGAGAGGGGTACACGGTGTGTGTGGACTGCCAGCCCCCGGCTATGAACTCTGTGAGCCTTCGCTGTTCTGGAGACGGGCTGGACTCTGATGG TCTCTTGTGCCAGCAGCCTCTGTGTTGA